One Pseudorasbora parva isolate DD20220531a chromosome 8, ASM2467924v1, whole genome shotgun sequence DNA window includes the following coding sequences:
- the tomt gene encoding transmembrane O-methyltransferase homolog: MVSPAIALALLPLLLTLIIRYRYFFVLLYRAVLTRWVRDCLTGLSREERAFQYILTHATPGDSQSILDTFDQWCSKVEFISNIGPKKGKILDRLLLEHCPITVLELGTHCGYSTVRIARSLPIGARIYSIEMDERNATVAEKIIRLAGFDEDMVELIVRPSDEVIPRLREDFGVERLDFVFMDHWKRCYLPDLQLLEGSGLLGEGSIILADNVIFPGAPNFLRHARRSGLYEVRVHRATLEYIRGIRDGMAELTFLGIK; this comes from the exons ATGGTTTCTCCAGCGATCGCTCTGGCTCTTCTTCCTCTGTTACTCACGCTGATCATCCGCTATCGTTATTTCTTCGTGCTGCTGTACCGCGCGGTGCTGACCCGCTGGGTGCGCGACTGCCTGACGGGCCTGAGCCGAGAGGAACGGGCCTTCCAGTACATCCTGACCCACGCCACGCCCGGAGACTCCCAGAGCATCCTGGACACCTTCGACCAGTGGTGCAGCAAAGTGGAGTTCATCAGCAACATCGGGCCCAAGaagg GTAAGATTCTGGACCGGCTGCTGCTGGAACACTGTCCAATCACTGTGCTGGAACTGGGCACTCACTGCGGCTACAGCACCGTCCGCATCGCCCGCTCGCTGCCCATTGGTGCTCGGATCTACTCCATCGAGATGGACGAGCGAAACGCGACAGTGGCGGAGAAAATCATTCGTCTGGCGGGCTTTGATGAAGACATG GTGGAGCTGATTGTGCGTCCGTCGGATGAAGTGATCCCTCGTTTGCGTGAGGATTTCGGCGTGGAGCGGCTGGACTTTGTGTTCATGGATCACTGGAAGCGATGCTATCTGCCAGATCTGCAGCTTTTGGAGGGAAGCGGCCTTTTGGGAGAAGGCTCCATCATCCTGGCCGATAATGTCATCTTTCCCGGAGCGCCAAACTTCCTGCGGCACGCCCGCCGCTCCGGCCTGTACGAGGTCAGAGTTCACCGCGCCACGCTGGAATACATCCGGGGCATCCGGGACGGCATGGCGGAGCTCACCTTCCTCGGGATAAAGTAA
- the sfrp2l gene encoding secreted frizzled-related protein 2-like isoform X1 — MMFNINSVCVFVLLVSSPSRAADDPDESLPVSDVVASAEIGAVRSVCKPVPSTMGLCSGIGYGEMRVPNLLGHDSAREAQQQSAAWMPLLGKHCHRDTRRFLCSLFAPVCLPEVAASVGPCRSLCEAVRDACLPVMSAFGFPWPEMFNCSRFPDGSELCIPGERDANRAESTDAPKGSVICEACHPQSGGEREIQQNFCKSPFAFRLRIGSWSRIGSDVCVVPQGRSRVLRWLDREAAVGQSALWLPRGRHCSCPALEGPLSGSYIGLALLHSGRMELTALLRWPRDEKELKKFIRTLLRQDC, encoded by the exons ATGATGTTTAATAttaattctgtgtgtgtgtttgtgctgctGGTTTCCAGTCCGTCCAGAGCAGCTGATGATCCTGATGAAAGTCTCCCCGTGTCTGACGTCGTCGCGTCGGCGGAGATCGGCGCGGTGCGCTCGGTGTGTAAACCGGTTCCGAGCACGATGGGTTTGTGCTCCGGTATCGGCTACGGAGAGATGCGCGTGCCCAACCTGCTCGGTCACGACAGCGCGAGGGAAGCGCAGCAGCAGTCCGCCGCGTGGATGCCTTTGCTCGGTAAACACTGCCACCGGGACACGCGGCGCTTCCTCTGCTCGCTCTTCGCGCCCGTGTGTTTACCGGAGGTCGCGGCCTCGGTTGGCCCGTGCCGGAGTCTCTGTGAGGCGGTGCGGGACGCGTGTCTGCCCGTCATGAGCGCGTTCGGGTTTCCGTGGCCGGAGATGTTCAACTGCAGCCGGTTTCCGGACGGATCGGAACTCTGCATTCCCGGAGAAAGAGACGCCAACCGGGCTGAAAGCACCGACGCGCCAAAAG GCTCTGTGATCTGCGAGGCTTGCCATCCACAGTCAGGAGGAGAGCGAGAGATCCAGCAAAACTTCTGCAAAAGTCCATTCG CGTTCCGGCTTCGGATCGGCTCCTGGTCCCGGATTGgctcagatgtgtgtgtggtccCTCAGGGCCGCAGTCGTGTTCTCCGCTGGCTGGACCGTGAGGCGGCGGTGGGTCAGAGCGCCCTCTGGCTGCCGCGGGGCCGCCACTGCAGCTGCCCCGCTCTGGAAGGGCCGCTCTCGGGCTCCTACATCGGCCTGGCCCTCCTCCACAGCGGCCGCATGGAGCTCACGGCACTGCTCAGATGGCCCCGCGACGAGAAGGAGCTGAAGAAGTTCATCAGGACGCTTCTGAGGCAAGACTGCTGA
- the LOC137085348 gene encoding sarcolipin produces MDRSAQELFLNFMVVLITVLLMWLLVKQYQDS; encoded by the coding sequence ATGGACCGATCCGCACAGGAGCTGTTCCTGAACTTTATGGTTGTGTTGATCACAGTCCTGCTCATGTGGCTACTGGTCAAACAATATCAGGACTCATGA
- the sfrp2l gene encoding secreted frizzled-related protein 2-like isoform X2 yields MGLCSGIGYGEMRVPNLLGHDSAREAQQQSAAWMPLLGKHCHRDTRRFLCSLFAPVCLPEVAASVGPCRSLCEAVRDACLPVMSAFGFPWPEMFNCSRFPDGSELCIPGERDANRAESTDAPKGSVICEACHPQSGGEREIQQNFCKSPFAFRLRIGSWSRIGSDVCVVPQGRSRVLRWLDREAAVGQSALWLPRGRHCSCPALEGPLSGSYIGLALLHSGRMELTALLRWPRDEKELKKFIRTLLRQDC; encoded by the exons ATGGGTTTGTGCTCCGGTATCGGCTACGGAGAGATGCGCGTGCCCAACCTGCTCGGTCACGACAGCGCGAGGGAAGCGCAGCAGCAGTCCGCCGCGTGGATGCCTTTGCTCGGTAAACACTGCCACCGGGACACGCGGCGCTTCCTCTGCTCGCTCTTCGCGCCCGTGTGTTTACCGGAGGTCGCGGCCTCGGTTGGCCCGTGCCGGAGTCTCTGTGAGGCGGTGCGGGACGCGTGTCTGCCCGTCATGAGCGCGTTCGGGTTTCCGTGGCCGGAGATGTTCAACTGCAGCCGGTTTCCGGACGGATCGGAACTCTGCATTCCCGGAGAAAGAGACGCCAACCGGGCTGAAAGCACCGACGCGCCAAAAG GCTCTGTGATCTGCGAGGCTTGCCATCCACAGTCAGGAGGAGAGCGAGAGATCCAGCAAAACTTCTGCAAAAGTCCATTCG CGTTCCGGCTTCGGATCGGCTCCTGGTCCCGGATTGgctcagatgtgtgtgtggtccCTCAGGGCCGCAGTCGTGTTCTCCGCTGGCTGGACCGTGAGGCGGCGGTGGGTCAGAGCGCCCTCTGGCTGCCGCGGGGCCGCCACTGCAGCTGCCCCGCTCTGGAAGGGCCGCTCTCGGGCTCCTACATCGGCCTGGCCCTCCTCCACAGCGGCCGCATGGAGCTCACGGCACTGCTCAGATGGCCCCGCGACGAGAAGGAGCTGAAGAAGTTCATCAGGACGCTTCTGAGGCAAGACTGCTGA